A genomic stretch from Limnobacter thiooxidans includes:
- a CDS encoding efflux RND transporter permease subunit, with product MMNRFIAMALSQRLLTGLFALVLVLAGGWAFQGLPIDAFPDVSATQVKIILKAPGMTPEEVESRVTALVEQEMLGIPGQTVLRSQSKYALSDITIDFVEGTDIYWARQQVGDRLAAAFDALPGNVSGGLAPVTTPLGEMFMFTIEGDASLEEKRSLLDWVIRPQLRNIVGVADVNSLGGYVRSFVVQPNFAALGARGLTVDALQTAIERNNQNDGAGRITRTEESLLVRSEGRIRNEADLSNLIVAETNNVLVRVGDVATVVIDGLSRYGAVTQNGQGEAVEGLVLGLRGANARLLVEQVESRLAEIEKSLPSGTTIKPFYNRGNLVNRAVGTVSKALMEAIVLVLVLLVVFLGNLRSALVVAAILPLSALGTFLCMRLVGLSANLMSLGGLAIAIGMLVDAAVVIVENIEARQGSGQAGNSHFIHQIYKASAEVAVPITAGILIIMTVFLPLLTLEGLEGKLFAPVALTIVFALGCSLLLSLTVIPVLCSIALKQGHHHTPRLVVWLESRFDRFLGQVLGRSKLVYIGSLLSLVLAVLSLGVVGKSFIPTLDEGDIIMQVEKLPSISLGESVAIDLRLQKAILEAVPEVERIVARVGSDELGLDPMGLNETDTFMVLKPAEEWRFKTKAELIDSIRDAVAGVPGINVGFTQPIEMRTSEMLSGVRGDLAVKLFGPDLNTLNELAEKTVQLLEQIPGSEDVQTSQADGVEYLQVHLDANTAGLAGFDIMGVQNLLRQMVEGVRAGEVQEGIRRSPILVRSANPSESNLAQVQLPNDKGQLVPLTSIATLSSSAGPVRIDRENASRMTVVRSNVRGRDLVGFVEEAKARFASEVALPAGYRVTWGGQFENQQRASARLLTVVPISLGLILLILFFTLGNVRQSVLVISNIPFAMVGGVFGLTLSGEYLSVPAAVGFIALMGIAVLNGLVLLTEFNNLINEGMDINDVVRKGTVRRLRPVLMTASIAALGLIPLLFATGPGSEIQKPLAIVVIGGLVSSTLLTLILMPTLFKRFGLNSNTLSEVSQ from the coding sequence ATCATGAATCGATTCATTGCAATGGCCTTGTCACAAAGGCTGTTAACAGGTTTATTTGCGCTGGTTTTGGTGTTGGCAGGTGGCTGGGCTTTTCAGGGTTTGCCAATTGATGCATTCCCGGATGTGTCAGCCACGCAGGTCAAAATTATTCTGAAAGCACCGGGTATGACACCGGAGGAAGTGGAAAGCCGCGTGACTGCCCTGGTTGAACAGGAAATGCTGGGCATTCCGGGACAAACCGTGTTGCGGTCCCAGTCGAAATACGCCTTGTCCGACATCACCATTGATTTTGTAGAAGGAACGGACATTTACTGGGCCCGCCAGCAGGTGGGTGATCGTTTGGCTGCTGCATTTGATGCTTTGCCTGGCAATGTGTCGGGTGGCCTTGCCCCAGTGACCACACCCCTGGGTGAAATGTTCATGTTCACCATTGAAGGCGATGCCTCACTGGAAGAAAAGCGCAGTTTGCTGGATTGGGTGATTCGTCCCCAGTTGCGCAATATTGTGGGTGTGGCTGATGTCAATTCGTTGGGCGGATATGTCCGTTCATTTGTGGTGCAGCCCAATTTTGCGGCACTGGGTGCTCGTGGCCTGACAGTCGATGCATTGCAAACCGCCATTGAACGCAACAACCAGAATGATGGTGCAGGTCGAATTACGAGAACAGAGGAATCCTTGCTGGTTCGAAGTGAAGGCCGTATTCGCAATGAAGCGGATCTTTCGAACCTGATCGTGGCTGAGACAAACAATGTGCTTGTGCGTGTGGGTGATGTAGCCACCGTGGTGATCGATGGCCTGTCCCGATACGGTGCAGTGACACAAAATGGGCAGGGCGAAGCGGTTGAAGGATTGGTATTGGGCTTGCGGGGCGCCAACGCCCGTTTGCTGGTTGAACAGGTTGAAAGTCGCCTGGCTGAAATTGAAAAGAGCCTGCCCAGCGGCACCACCATCAAGCCGTTTTACAACCGGGGAAATTTGGTCAACAGGGCGGTGGGCACCGTCAGCAAAGCGTTGATGGAAGCGATTGTGCTGGTGCTCGTCCTGTTGGTGGTGTTCCTGGGAAATCTTCGTTCCGCGCTGGTTGTGGCGGCCATTCTACCCTTGTCGGCATTGGGCACTTTTTTGTGCATGCGCTTGGTCGGCTTGTCTGCCAATTTGATGTCTCTCGGTGGCCTTGCAATTGCAATTGGCATGCTGGTAGATGCGGCAGTGGTGATTGTTGAAAACATCGAGGCGCGTCAGGGTTCAGGTCAGGCTGGCAATAGTCATTTCATCCACCAGATCTACAAGGCCAGTGCCGAGGTGGCTGTGCCCATCACAGCCGGCATTCTGATCATCATGACCGTGTTTCTGCCCTTGCTCACGCTGGAAGGCCTGGAAGGAAAATTGTTTGCGCCCGTGGCTTTGACCATTGTTTTTGCTCTGGGTTGTTCGCTGCTGTTGTCACTGACCGTGATTCCTGTGCTGTGCAGCATTGCCTTGAAACAGGGGCATCATCACACACCACGCCTGGTGGTGTGGCTTGAATCCCGTTTTGACCGGTTTTTGGGTCAGGTCCTTGGGCGCAGCAAACTGGTTTACATCGGTTCATTGCTGTCGCTGGTTTTGGCCGTGTTGTCTCTTGGTGTTGTTGGAAAGTCTTTCATTCCCACGCTGGATGAGGGAGACATCATCATGCAGGTTGAGAAGCTGCCCTCGATTTCTCTGGGCGAATCTGTGGCCATTGATCTAAGGCTTCAGAAAGCCATTCTTGAAGCTGTTCCTGAGGTGGAGCGCATTGTTGCCCGGGTGGGTTCAGACGAGTTGGGGCTTGACCCCATGGGTCTGAATGAAACGGACACCTTTATGGTGCTGAAGCCCGCTGAGGAATGGCGTTTCAAGACGAAGGCTGAGCTCATCGATTCAATCCGTGACGCGGTAGCCGGTGTGCCAGGTATTAACGTGGGCTTCACACAACCGATTGAAATGCGCACCAGCGAAATGCTGTCGGGTGTGCGTGGTGATTTGGCCGTGAAGCTGTTCGGACCTGATTTGAACACCTTGAATGAACTGGCTGAAAAAACCGTGCAGTTGCTGGAGCAGATTCCGGGTTCGGAAGACGTTCAAACCAGCCAGGCTGACGGGGTTGAATACCTCCAGGTTCACCTGGACGCCAACACGGCTGGACTTGCAGGATTCGACATCATGGGGGTTCAGAACCTGTTGCGCCAAATGGTCGAGGGCGTGCGGGCTGGCGAAGTTCAAGAGGGTATTCGGCGTTCTCCAATTCTTGTGCGCTCTGCAAACCCGAGTGAAAGCAATCTGGCGCAAGTGCAGTTGCCCAATGACAAGGGCCAACTGGTGCCCCTGACCAGTATTGCCACTTTAAGTTCAAGCGCCGGACCGGTCAGGATTGATCGAGAAAATGCGTCACGGATGACAGTGGTGAGGTCGAATGTGCGTGGTCGAGATCTGGTTGGTTTTGTGGAAGAAGCAAAAGCCAGATTCGCCAGCGAAGTGGCCCTGCCGGCAGGCTACCGCGTGACCTGGGGCGGCCAGTTTGAAAACCAGCAGCGCGCGTCGGCCCGCCTGTTGACGGTGGTACCCATTTCCCTTGGACTGATTTTGTTGATCCTGTTTTTTACCTTGGGCAATGTGCGCCAATCGGTGCTGGTGATCAGCAACATACCTTTTGCCATGGTGGGTGGTGTGTTTGGCCTGACCCTGAGCGGTGAATACCTGTCAGTTCCAGCAGCCGTTGGTTTCATTGCGCTGATGGGCATCGCAGTGCTCAATGGACTGGTGCTTTTAACCGAGTTCAATAACCTGATCAACGAAGGCATGGACATCAATGACGTGGTTCGCAAAGGCACGGTACGACGCCTTCGCCCAGTGTTGATGACAGCAAGCATCGCTGCGCTGGGTTTGATTCCGCTGCTGTTTGCCACAGGCCCAGGGTCTGAAATTCAAAAGCCATTGGCCATTGTTGTCATTGGCGGCTTGGTCAGCTCTACCTTGTTGACTCTGATCCTGATGCCCACGCTTTTCAAGCGTTTTGGGCTTAACAGCAACACTTTGTCCGAGGTGTCTCAATGA
- a CDS encoding efflux RND transporter periplasmic adaptor subunit, with product MTAAQIKGAGIVTVKPGLLNRAGKEMTLNGSFTTSRAGGVAVNSMDAATVAEILKDNLSEVKAGEPLLRLASEGWLRYQQEHVQNSTALNLAQQGMNRDKALFEDGLISKRRLLEAQAQLTMANTAYQSSRQLLKLMGAGGGEISQIEKTGRITANLVVRAPVAGSLSGMTWMLGQQVSPGSTLLQITKPGGLELLLNASAEQSSLIKLGQVVRFKACNGQAMPLGTVLGIGSELTVGNQSIPVRVKLNSNPQALSCYKVNQFVSASVETGASADLSGFDFKVPDTAVAYIGSQAYVFAKSADGFQAIAVNSKRLSSNSFAINANAGAANKNIGVLKANSDLASSGTVLLKGVLQGLGAE from the coding sequence TTGACTGCTGCTCAAATCAAGGGTGCAGGCATTGTCACAGTGAAGCCCGGGTTGCTTAACCGCGCAGGCAAAGAGATGACCTTGAACGGTTCGTTCACCACTTCCCGTGCCGGTGGCGTTGCTGTCAACAGCATGGACGCTGCCACTGTTGCAGAAATACTCAAAGACAATCTGAGCGAGGTGAAGGCGGGTGAACCCCTGCTTCGATTGGCCAGCGAAGGCTGGCTTCGCTATCAGCAAGAGCATGTCCAAAACAGCACTGCGCTGAACCTGGCCCAACAAGGTATGAACCGTGACAAGGCATTATTTGAAGATGGCTTGATATCCAAGCGTCGCCTTCTTGAGGCCCAAGCCCAGTTGACCATGGCCAACACCGCGTATCAAAGCTCCCGTCAATTGCTTAAATTGATGGGTGCAGGCGGTGGAGAGATCAGCCAGATCGAGAAGACTGGTCGGATCACTGCAAACCTGGTGGTGCGTGCACCGGTGGCAGGCAGTTTGTCTGGCATGACATGGATGCTGGGGCAGCAGGTGTCTCCAGGTTCTACCTTGTTGCAGATCACAAAGCCCGGTGGGTTGGAGTTGCTGTTGAATGCTTCAGCAGAACAATCCAGCTTGATCAAATTGGGGCAAGTGGTTCGTTTCAAGGCCTGCAACGGTCAGGCAATGCCGCTGGGCACAGTGCTGGGTATTGGCAGTGAACTGACAGTCGGTAACCAAAGCATTCCGGTGCGGGTGAAGTTGAACAGCAATCCCCAGGCGCTTTCCTGTTACAAGGTAAACCAGTTTGTCAGCGCAAGCGTGGAAACAGGTGCCAGTGCAGACCTGTCTGGTTTTGATTTCAAGGTACCCGACACCGCTGTTGCTTACATCGGCAGCCAAGCCTATGTTTTTGCGAAGTCAGCCGATGGGTTCCAGGCCATTGCAGTGAATTCAAAACGCCTTTCATCCAACAGTTTTGCAATCAACGCCAATGCTGGTGCAGCCAATAAGAATATTGGCGTGTTGAAGGCTAACAGTGATCTCGCATCTAGCGGAACTGTACTTCTCAAGGGTGTTCTTCAAGGCCTCGGGGCCGAATAA
- a CDS encoding cytochrome b/b6 domain-containing protein, protein MNKTPSESTPLHDVKVWDIVVRIFHWALALGVLLNLFVFEEGETLHQYSGYIVCGLVIARILWGFVGTHYARFSEFFPTVEKVRHQMRSMARGRNPVHVGHSPMGAVVMMAMGLAVLALAFTGFLMDTDQFFGSELLEELHELIANGLMALVLVHVMAAVVLSKIERVNLVSAMVTGIKRFHRPINGHK, encoded by the coding sequence ATGAACAAAACCCCCTCTGAATCTACCCCCCTTCACGACGTGAAGGTCTGGGACATCGTGGTGCGAATCTTTCACTGGGCGCTTGCCTTAGGTGTGTTGCTGAACCTCTTTGTATTCGAAGAGGGTGAAACCTTGCATCAGTATTCCGGCTACATCGTTTGTGGTTTGGTTATAGCAAGAATACTGTGGGGATTTGTAGGTACTCATTACGCCCGGTTCTCCGAGTTTTTCCCCACTGTTGAAAAGGTTCGTCATCAAATGCGCAGCATGGCTCGGGGCAGAAACCCTGTACATGTCGGTCACAGCCCGATGGGTGCCGTGGTCATGATGGCGATGGGGCTCGCCGTACTTGCTTTGGCATTCACTGGTTTTCTGATGGACACCGACCAGTTCTTTGGATCTGAGCTACTGGAGGAGCTGCACGAGCTGATCGCCAACGGTTTGATGGCCTTGGTGTTGGTGCATGTAATGGCTGCTGTTGTACTCAGCAAAATTGAACGTGTGAATCTGGTTTCCGCCATGGTGACTGGAATCAAACGGTTTCACAGACCTATCAACGGGCACAAATAA
- a CDS encoding PepSY domain-containing protein, whose protein sequence is MFKHIVLAAGVLLAAHSAIAGPQCNAPKDKWQDPVKFQAHLKSAGYDIKTFKISKGQCYEIYGFDKSGQRVEIYFDPETGKPVQTK, encoded by the coding sequence ATGTTCAAGCACATCGTTTTGGCTGCCGGCGTTTTGTTGGCTGCGCATTCTGCCATTGCTGGCCCCCAGTGCAATGCACCCAAAGACAAGTGGCAAGACCCGGTCAAATTTCAGGCGCATTTGAAGTCGGCCGGTTATGACATCAAGACATTCAAGATCAGCAAAGGGCAGTGTTATGAAATTTATGGTTTCGATAAGTCAGGTCAGCGCGTTGAAATCTACTTCGATCCTGAAACCGGCAAACCTGTTCAAACCAAGTAA
- the egtB gene encoding ergothioneine biosynthesis protein EgtB yields the protein MERASVWSRYRKVRALTESLAKPLSDEDQCVQAMADASPTKWHLGHTSWFFETVVLRQFWPELPVYDEQFLYLFNSYYESLGPRQPRPQRGLITRPSVAQVNAYRSYVDEHIHEFVHRCDASLWPQALQAIELGLNHEQQHQELILTDVKYLLHQNPFATEYCPEGEPFVFSPQPTSAVKPEWLHFAGGLHAIGHDIAHEVNHFCYDNETPRHSVYLYPFELANRLVTCGEYLAFIEDGGYQNPSHWLSEGWSAVQAGNWLAPLYWKQNTEGHWRVFTLHGEQPLDLNQPVAHVSYFEAAAFASWANARLPREAELEVAFGEEEGGKATGLQQAFGACWQWTCSSYDAYPGFKPFEGAVAEYNGKFMVGQLVLKGSSCVTPEGHSRASYRNFFPPSARWQFSGIRLARDL from the coding sequence CTGGAACGGGCTTCGGTCTGGTCCAGATACCGCAAGGTCAGGGCCCTAACTGAAAGCCTAGCCAAGCCACTGTCGGACGAAGACCAGTGCGTGCAGGCGATGGCTGATGCCAGCCCAACCAAGTGGCACTTGGGCCACACCAGCTGGTTTTTTGAAACAGTGGTGTTGCGTCAGTTTTGGCCCGAACTGCCTGTGTATGACGAGCAGTTTCTGTATCTGTTCAACTCCTATTACGAATCGCTTGGACCCCGCCAGCCACGACCGCAACGCGGCTTGATCACCCGCCCCTCGGTGGCGCAGGTGAACGCCTATAGATCGTACGTGGATGAACACATTCACGAGTTTGTTCATCGCTGTGATGCATCCTTGTGGCCGCAGGCCCTTCAAGCCATTGAATTGGGCTTGAACCACGAGCAGCAGCACCAGGAATTGATATTGACCGATGTGAAATACCTTTTACATCAAAATCCTTTTGCTACCGAGTACTGTCCGGAAGGCGAGCCGTTTGTGTTCTCGCCACAACCGACATCAGCAGTGAAACCGGAATGGCTTCACTTTGCGGGCGGGCTTCATGCGATTGGCCACGATATTGCCCACGAAGTTAATCATTTTTGCTATGACAATGAAACACCCCGACACAGTGTTTACCTCTATCCGTTCGAGCTTGCCAACCGATTGGTTACATGCGGTGAATACCTGGCGTTTATTGAAGACGGGGGTTATCAAAACCCGTCACACTGGTTGTCTGAGGGCTGGTCTGCGGTTCAGGCTGGAAACTGGCTTGCACCGCTTTACTGGAAACAAAACACAGAGGGGCACTGGCGGGTTTTTACACTCCACGGCGAACAGCCGCTGGACTTGAATCAGCCAGTGGCGCATGTCAGTTATTTCGAGGCTGCCGCTTTCGCATCCTGGGCCAATGCTCGCCTGCCCAGGGAGGCTGAACTTGAAGTGGCATTCGGCGAGGAAGAGGGTGGCAAGGCAACCGGATTGCAACAGGCATTTGGTGCGTGTTGGCAATGGACCTGTTCTTCTTACGATGCTTATCCCGGCTTCAAGCCTTTTGAAGGTGCTGTGGCTGAATACAACGGCAAGTTCATGGTTGGTCAACTGGTGTTAAAGGGCAGCAGTTGCGTGACACCGGAAGGGCACAGCCGTGCAAGTTACAGGAACTTTTTTCCTCCTTCAGCGCGCTGGCAGTTTTCAGGAATTCGACTGGCGCGAGATTTGTAA
- a CDS encoding aminotransferase class V-fold PLP-dependent enzyme, with amino-acid sequence MHRQFEQPVYLNTAAAGLQSPQVLQAIQAHLRLESECGGYVAAEKVQLKLAQCRESLSRLLNCSPSEIALTDSASRAWQRILDCFDFQRDDIVLVSPTIWGGNYFTLLQLERRFGIQVQCMPTEPDGNVDLDRLKQQLQQQVRQQPKLRVRFMELTLAPSGWDAWQATGDIAQLAHAHSIPLVVDASQALGQRELDVNDLDCDFLFASGRKWLAGPRGTGVLYARQSSTSHLCPLGLDQHTGFLKNDELHWLPDARRFELSESSVALRLGLGEAAKQTLSRQQAGESVLLKKLAADYRQLISEIPGFELPDLSGEPGAIVTFRHAVQSPVAVRDFLRQHHIEVGIHPRTYMPLHAPTQRLGDCLRVSPSTCTHNATGALRYFLEKLASL; translated from the coding sequence ATGCATCGGCAATTCGAGCAACCCGTTTACCTGAACACAGCAGCAGCGGGTTTGCAAAGCCCGCAAGTTCTGCAAGCAATTCAAGCCCATCTTCGACTTGAAAGCGAATGTGGTGGTTATGTGGCTGCTGAGAAAGTGCAGCTAAAGCTTGCTCAGTGCCGCGAAAGTTTGTCCCGGTTACTCAATTGTTCCCCCTCGGAAATTGCACTGACTGACAGTGCCTCACGGGCCTGGCAGCGCATTCTCGACTGTTTTGATTTTCAGCGTGACGACATCGTGTTGGTCAGCCCAACAATTTGGGGTGGCAACTATTTCACACTTTTGCAACTGGAAAGGCGTTTTGGAATCCAGGTTCAGTGCATGCCCACTGAACCCGATGGCAATGTTGACCTTGATCGCCTCAAGCAGCAACTTCAGCAGCAAGTTCGGCAACAGCCCAAGCTCCGTGTGCGCTTCATGGAGTTGACCCTTGCACCTTCGGGTTGGGATGCCTGGCAAGCGACTGGTGATATTGCGCAGCTTGCGCATGCGCACTCCATTCCACTGGTTGTTGATGCAAGCCAGGCCTTGGGCCAACGTGAACTGGATGTCAATGATCTGGATTGCGATTTCCTGTTTGCCAGCGGGCGCAAGTGGCTGGCCGGTCCACGTGGCACCGGTGTACTGTATGCAAGGCAATCCAGCACCTCGCATTTGTGCCCTTTGGGGCTGGACCAGCACACCGGCTTTTTGAAGAACGACGAGCTTCACTGGCTTCCCGATGCACGTCGGTTTGAATTGAGCGAAAGTAGTGTGGCGTTGCGTTTGGGCTTGGGGGAAGCGGCAAAGCAAACGCTGAGTCGTCAACAGGCTGGAGAAAGTGTCCTGCTGAAAAAGCTGGCTGCAGATTACCGGCAACTGATTTCTGAAATTCCCGGGTTCGAATTGCCTGATCTTTCTGGTGAACCGGGTGCTATTGTGACGTTTCGTCATGCAGTCCAGAGCCCTGTTGCTGTTCGCGATTTCCTGCGGCAGCATCACATTGAAGTGGGTATTCACCCACGCACCTACATGCCTTTGCATGCACCAACCCAACGCTTGGGCGATTGTTTGCGCGTGAGTCCAAGCACCTGTACCCACAATGCAACTGGTGCGTTAAGGTACTTCCTTGAAAAATTGGCGAGCCTTTGA
- a CDS encoding ABC transporter permease, producing the protein MKSGLSFSFVLKNLWARRLTTTLTVLGMALVVFVFACVLMMTEGLRQTMAGTGAYDNVVLIRKGSQTEVQSSVTREQARLVSILPGLATDSQGNSRTVAESLVLINLPRTGGEGNANVVVRGTSAAGIGMRPQIKLISGRLFEAGASEVIVGEGLTRGRLGIQLGDMLNFGARQWRVVGVFSADRSGFESELHADRDQIMQAFRRQVFSSVVVSLENTGTFSRFDQAVGQQPSLNFDVQRESVFYANQSEKMANFIEILGTSIAMIFSLGAMIGATITMYSSVANRVREIGTLRALGFQRGNILSVFLAEAISLGLIAGLLGIFCAFWMQRLEISTTNVQTFSEVVFKLTMTPAVGVQVLLFSLVMGAVGGLLPAYRASRMEIVDALRNG; encoded by the coding sequence ATGAAAAGTGGCCTTTCCTTTTCCTTTGTCCTCAAGAACCTGTGGGCTCGCCGCTTGACCACCACATTGACTGTGCTGGGCATGGCGCTGGTGGTGTTCGTGTTTGCCTGTGTGCTGATGATGACGGAAGGTTTGCGCCAAACCATGGCAGGTACTGGGGCTTATGACAACGTGGTGCTGATCCGCAAGGGCTCGCAAACCGAAGTGCAAAGCAGCGTGACCCGCGAACAGGCCCGACTGGTGTCCATCTTGCCAGGCCTTGCCACGGATTCGCAGGGCAATTCCCGCACTGTCGCGGAATCACTGGTGTTGATCAATTTGCCCAGAACCGGTGGCGAGGGCAATGCCAACGTGGTGGTGCGTGGAACCAGTGCAGCGGGCATTGGCATGCGCCCCCAGATCAAACTGATTTCAGGCAGGCTGTTTGAAGCCGGTGCATCCGAAGTGATCGTGGGTGAAGGCCTGACACGCGGGCGCTTGGGCATTCAACTGGGTGACATGTTGAACTTTGGTGCGCGGCAGTGGCGCGTGGTGGGTGTGTTCAGTGCAGACCGCAGCGGGTTCGAGTCCGAGTTGCATGCAGACCGTGACCAGATCATGCAGGCTTTCAGGCGCCAGGTTTTTTCATCGGTGGTGGTGTCACTGGAAAACACCGGAACGTTTTCACGCTTTGACCAAGCCGTTGGCCAGCAGCCCAGCCTGAATTTTGATGTGCAGCGCGAGAGTGTTTTTTACGCGAATCAATCTGAAAAAATGGCCAACTTCATCGAGATTCTGGGCACTTCCATTGCGATGATTTTCTCGCTTGGTGCCATGATCGGTGCCACAATTACCATGTATTCCAGTGTGGCCAACCGTGTGCGGGAAATTGGTACGCTTCGTGCGCTGGGTTTTCAGCGGGGCAATATTCTCTCCGTTTTTCTGGCTGAAGCAATCAGCCTGGGTTTGATCGCCGGTTTGCTCGGCATTTTCTGCGCCTTCTGGATGCAGCGCCTTGAAATTTCCACCACCAATGTTCAAACATTTTCCGAGGTGGTTTTCAAGCTCACCATGACACCGGCAGTGGGTGTACAGGTTTTGTTGTTTTCATTGGTCATGGGTGCCGTGGGTGGATTGTTGCCGGCTTACCGCGCGTCGAGAATGGAGATTGTGGATGCACTCCGAAATGGTTGA
- a CDS encoding ABC transporter permease, translated as MQIQYIIILATRNMWRQKFRSGMTVLGIAVAILSFGMLRTVVDSWYAGAELGSASRLITRNATSLALPLPLSYAERIRRVEGVESVTWANWFGGVYIDEKNFFPQFAVDADSYFRVYDEFVVEPSQLSDFKLDRRGVIVGEKTARKFNWKVGDQIPLRGTLYPGNWSFVIRGIYTGKDDKVDTSQMIMHWTYVNETIKSVLPNLADRVGVYVVNLSEGVPTAQASELIDSGFRNSVSETRTETQKAFQLGFIAMVDTILVAIQTVAYVVILIIMAVMANTMAMAARERTREYSTLRSLGFSAGFINALIFGESMALSLLGGVIGIALSFPAASGFFSLTRDLFLVFEITQTTLVLQLLACVVIGFFAAIAPMLNSRRIRIVDGLRAVT; from the coding sequence ATGCAGATTCAGTACATCATTATCCTGGCCACCCGCAACATGTGGCGTCAGAAATTCAGGTCAGGCATGACTGTGCTGGGCATTGCGGTGGCCATTCTGTCATTTGGCATGCTGCGCACTGTGGTTGATTCCTGGTATGCCGGTGCGGAACTGGGTTCTGCTTCCAGACTGATTACCCGCAACGCGACCTCACTGGCCTTGCCGTTGCCCTTGAGTTATGCCGAGCGAATTCGCCGCGTGGAGGGTGTGGAGTCTGTCACATGGGCCAACTGGTTCGGTGGTGTTTACATCGATGAAAAGAATTTCTTCCCGCAATTTGCAGTAGATGCCGATTCCTATTTTCGGGTGTACGACGAGTTCGTGGTGGAACCCTCGCAGTTGAGTGATTTCAAGCTCGATCGGCGGGGTGTGATTGTGGGTGAAAAAACCGCGCGCAAATTCAACTGGAAAGTGGGGGACCAAATCCCCCTGCGCGGCACGCTGTACCCTGGCAACTGGAGCTTTGTGATTCGCGGCATTTACACTGGTAAAGACGACAAGGTCGACACTAGCCAGATGATCATGCACTGGACCTATGTCAACGAAACCATCAAGAGCGTATTACCCAACCTGGCTGACCGAGTGGGTGTCTACGTGGTCAATCTGTCTGAAGGTGTGCCCACGGCGCAGGCCAGCGAACTGATCGATTCCGGATTTCGGAATTCCGTCAGCGAAACCCGCACTGAAACGCAGAAGGCTTTTCAGCTCGGCTTCATTGCCATGGTGGACACCATTCTTGTAGCCATCCAAACCGTGGCGTATGTGGTGATTTTGATTATTATGGCGGTCATGGCCAACACCATGGCCATGGCAGCACGGGAACGCACGCGGGAATACTCAACCCTGCGTTCACTGGGTTTTTCCGCCGGGTTCATCAATGCCTTGATTTTCGGGGAATCCATGGCTTTGTCGCTGTTGGGCGGGGTGATCGGCATAGCCCTGTCTTTCCCGGCCGCCAGCGGATTTTTCTCACTGACACGCGACCTGTTTCTGGTGTTTGAAATCACACAGACCACGCTTGTGCTTCAGTTGCTGGCTTGCGTGGTGATTGGCTTTTTTGCAGCCATCGCCCCGATGCTCAACAGCCGGCGCATCCGCATTGTCGATGGTTTAAGGGCGGTCACATGA
- a CDS encoding ABC transporter ATP-binding protein has product MDTLIAIRNLVKTYQRGNQDVPVLLDVSLDIARGDYVSLMGPSGSGKSTLLNLIAGLDKPTKGSLKVAGIELSALSEGDLARWRANNVGFIFQFYNLMPVLNAFENVELPLLLTSLSKRERKEHVEMALGMVGLSDRMDHYPNELSGGQQQRVAIARALITDPQMIVADEPTGDLDRQSADDVLNLLDRLNRELGKTIVMVTHDPQCAARARNQVHLVKGELMPTPTQSSNLAQSAVQQV; this is encoded by the coding sequence GTGGACACATTGATCGCCATTCGCAACCTGGTGAAAACCTACCAACGCGGTAACCAGGACGTGCCTGTGTTGCTGGATGTTTCACTCGATATTGCCCGTGGTGATTATGTCTCCCTGATGGGTCCTTCCGGTTCAGGAAAAAGTACGCTGCTGAACCTGATCGCCGGTCTGGACAAACCCACCAAGGGGTCGCTCAAGGTGGCAGGCATTGAATTGTCTGCACTCAGTGAAGGTGACTTGGCCCGGTGGCGCGCCAACAACGTAGGTTTTATTTTTCAGTTTTACAATTTGATGCCTGTGTTGAATGCCTTTGAAAATGTGGAGCTGCCTTTGTTGCTGACTTCACTGAGCAAGCGCGAGCGCAAGGAACACGTGGAAATGGCGCTGGGCATGGTGGGCTTGAGTGACCGGATGGACCACTATCCCAATGAGCTTTCCGGTGGGCAACAGCAGCGGGTTGCGATTGCGCGCGCATTAATCACGGATCCGCAAATGATTGTGGCCGACGAGCCCACCGGTGACCTGGATCGGCAGTCTGCAGACGACGTGTTGAATTTGCTGGATCGCCTGAACCGTGAACTGGGCAAAACCATTGTGATGGTGACCCACGACCCGCAATGCGCTGCACGCGCACGCAACCAGGTGCACCTGGTCAAGGGTGAATTGATGCCAACGCCCACACAATCATCCAACTTAGCTCAATCCGCAGTTCAGCAGGTGTAG